A genomic window from Streptomyces sp. NBC_00234 includes:
- a CDS encoding helix-hairpin-helix domain-containing protein → MTALPRGETPGPSAEDTEEGGLTAAGTPAADDSADVSGDVSREDSGADGAPDNDAEADSDDAEAESPGPEAAGAAEGTEETAAGTEGAGEAKPELSEAQAELAAQRELRERIEKRKAEKEGPIPAGTKLSGTAADLLAAVRAVESGEKAGAAFYDAPASPPAPSRAAQPTTPAPARPRAPEPSRSAQGASPEATAAAQAVLAEGGAPEALARPAAETLGEQAADVLREDPWQLLAVPGVRPEQADGFARALLGAGCGPDDERRTAALVGWLLERAALQGHTALDASAVRTALAERAVTDPDAAVEHAVAEGVVLLFEEGMDPTGSAAPAEPDEDDQAEQPGESAGEDADDAQQPGPVLLGLDRYALAEESLADGLARLLNACEKGADWSQAASAAPSPSAAELIRTAATGGLVVHSGGETARAEPAALIAAANGLGLRAVGAAHSVDGRRRLAEAVGDPLSAVTLSGLLSGTEGPGRDEEGALALDLLVVLDAPQLDVETAAILVESLADGTRLVLSGDPGVLGSAGAGRVFADVLASRACPQVVSRTPDPGPIGELVSGIGIGELSQVEAPGREVVIVPVRDAGEAVHRTVQLVADSVPRAIGVPSADTQVITVGHGGAAGTRALNTALKQRLNPGPGRFAGFDPGDRVVHVPAPGRTVPGSVVSADAEGLHLDCAGTPVVVPQDRVESSVRHGWALSAHQAAGMRWPAVVVVLPGDAAQGLSRPWVYTAFSRGERHLSVVHGVDQALPRAVAEIPAQERTTRLRPLLEALPTPDASS, encoded by the coding sequence GTGACTGCGCTTCCCCGGGGGGAAACCCCAGGCCCCTCGGCCGAAGACACCGAGGAGGGTGGCCTCACCGCCGCCGGTACCCCGGCCGCCGACGACTCGGCCGACGTCTCCGGCGACGTTTCCCGTGAGGACTCCGGAGCGGACGGCGCCCCGGACAACGACGCGGAAGCCGACTCGGACGACGCGGAAGCCGAGAGCCCCGGTCCGGAGGCCGCCGGTGCCGCCGAAGGCACCGAAGAGACCGCTGCCGGTACCGAAGGAGCCGGAGAGGCGAAGCCCGAGCTCTCCGAGGCCCAGGCCGAGCTCGCCGCCCAGCGCGAACTGCGCGAGCGCATCGAGAAGCGCAAGGCCGAGAAGGAAGGCCCCATCCCCGCCGGTACGAAACTGAGCGGCACCGCCGCGGATCTACTGGCCGCCGTGCGTGCCGTCGAGAGCGGCGAGAAGGCCGGCGCGGCGTTCTACGACGCCCCCGCATCGCCTCCCGCGCCCAGCCGCGCCGCCCAGCCCACCACCCCCGCACCCGCGCGGCCCCGGGCACCCGAACCGTCCCGCTCCGCGCAGGGAGCGTCGCCCGAGGCCACGGCCGCGGCGCAGGCCGTGCTCGCCGAGGGCGGGGCGCCCGAGGCGCTGGCACGCCCGGCGGCCGAGACCCTCGGGGAACAGGCCGCGGACGTCCTGCGCGAGGACCCCTGGCAGTTGCTGGCCGTGCCCGGAGTCCGTCCCGAGCAGGCCGACGGATTCGCCCGCGCCCTGCTGGGCGCCGGATGCGGACCGGACGACGAGCGGCGCACCGCGGCGCTCGTCGGCTGGCTGCTGGAGCGTGCGGCGCTCCAGGGCCACACCGCGCTGGACGCGTCGGCGGTACGCACGGCCCTGGCCGAACGGGCGGTGACCGACCCGGACGCGGCCGTGGAGCATGCCGTGGCCGAGGGTGTGGTGCTCCTCTTCGAGGAGGGCATGGACCCCACCGGGTCCGCCGCCCCGGCCGAGCCCGACGAGGACGACCAGGCCGAACAGCCCGGCGAGAGCGCCGGGGAGGACGCCGACGACGCACAGCAGCCGGGTCCGGTGCTGCTGGGACTCGACCGGTACGCCCTGGCGGAGGAAAGCCTCGCGGACGGTCTGGCACGCCTGTTGAACGCCTGCGAGAAGGGTGCCGACTGGTCGCAGGCCGCGTCCGCCGCCCCGTCCCCCTCCGCTGCCGAACTCATCCGTACGGCCGCCACCGGCGGCCTGGTCGTCCACTCGGGCGGCGAGACGGCACGGGCCGAACCCGCGGCCCTGATCGCGGCGGCGAACGGACTGGGACTCCGGGCCGTGGGAGCGGCCCACAGCGTGGACGGCCGCCGACGGCTCGCCGAGGCGGTGGGTGATCCCCTGTCGGCGGTCACGCTCTCCGGACTGCTCTCCGGGACGGAGGGCCCGGGCCGGGACGAGGAGGGTGCGCTGGCGCTCGATCTGCTGGTGGTGCTCGACGCCCCGCAGCTGGACGTGGAGACCGCCGCGATCCTGGTGGAATCCCTCGCCGACGGCACCCGGCTGGTCCTGAGCGGCGACCCCGGAGTGCTGGGTTCCGCCGGCGCGGGGCGGGTGTTCGCCGATGTACTGGCCTCCCGCGCCTGCCCGCAGGTGGTGTCCCGCACCCCCGACCCCGGTCCGATCGGCGAGCTCGTCTCCGGCATCGGCATCGGTGAGCTGAGCCAGGTCGAGGCTCCCGGCAGGGAAGTCGTGATCGTTCCCGTGCGCGACGCGGGCGAGGCGGTGCACCGCACCGTGCAGCTGGTCGCCGACTCGGTCCCCCGGGCCATCGGAGTGCCCTCGGCCGACACCCAGGTGATCACCGTGGGGCACGGCGGCGCCGCCGGCACCAGAGCACTGAACACGGCGCTCAAGCAGCGCCTCAATCCGGGCCCCGGACGGTTCGCAGGCTTCGACCCGGGCGACCGCGTCGTCCACGTCCCCGCGCCCGGCCGTACCGTCCCCGGTTCGGTCGTCTCGGCCGACGCCGAGGGCCTTCATCTGGACTGCGCGGGCACGCCCGTGGTCGTGCCCCAGGACCGGGTCGAGTCGTCCGTCCGGCACGGCTGGGCGCTCAGTGCCCACCAGGCGGCCGGCATGCGCTGGCCCGCCGTGGTCGTCGTGCTGCCCGGGGACGCCGCGCAGGGGCTGAGCAGGCCGTGGGTCTACACCGCCTTCAGCCGCGGTGAGCGCCATCTCTCCGTCGTCCACGGCGTGGACCAGGCCCTCCCTCGCGCCGTGGCGGAGATCCCCGCCCAGGAGCGGACCACGCGGCTGCGCCCCCTCCTGGAGGCGCTGCCGACCCCGGACGCCTCGTCCTAG
- a CDS encoding aldo/keto reductase, whose translation MEQRHLGRTGLRVSRIGLGTLTWGRDTDEHDAADQLKAFWDAGGTLVDTADVYGGGEAEYLLGRFVDSLVPRQDLVIATKAGSVPDPYRRFDGSRGHLLAALDASLDRLGTDYVDLWQIHAFDPVTPLEETLHAVDLAVSSGRVRYAGVSNFCGWQLAKAATWQLAAPGIRSRLASTQMEYSLLQRGVEREVLPAALDLGVGLLPSSPLGRGVLTGKYRLGTPSDSRGASEHLAPFVEPYLDDPASRIVDAVATAAEGLSTTALHVALAWVRDRPGVVAPIIGARNAQQLTEALSVEALSLPDEICQALDDVSAPVHRYPDQDWSTL comes from the coding sequence ATGGAGCAGAGGCATCTCGGCCGTACCGGCCTTCGCGTGTCCCGGATCGGGCTCGGCACTCTCACCTGGGGCCGGGACACCGACGAACACGACGCCGCCGACCAGCTCAAAGCCTTCTGGGACGCGGGCGGCACGCTGGTCGACACGGCCGATGTGTACGGCGGCGGGGAGGCCGAATATCTGCTCGGGCGATTCGTCGACAGCCTGGTGCCGCGGCAGGATCTGGTCATCGCCACCAAGGCAGGCAGCGTGCCCGATCCCTACCGCCGCTTCGACGGATCGCGCGGCCATCTGCTCGCCGCGCTCGACGCCTCGCTCGACCGTCTCGGCACGGACTACGTGGACCTGTGGCAGATCCACGCCTTCGATCCGGTGACCCCTCTCGAAGAGACGCTCCACGCCGTCGACCTCGCGGTGTCGTCCGGACGCGTCAGATACGCGGGGGTGTCGAACTTCTGCGGCTGGCAGCTCGCGAAGGCGGCCACCTGGCAGCTCGCGGCTCCCGGCATACGCAGTCGGCTGGCGAGTACGCAGATGGAGTACTCGCTGCTCCAGCGGGGCGTGGAGCGGGAGGTGCTGCCGGCCGCGCTCGACCTGGGAGTGGGGCTGCTGCCCTCGTCCCCGCTGGGGCGTGGCGTGCTGACGGGCAAGTACCGGCTGGGCACCCCCTCGGACTCGCGCGGCGCCTCGGAACACCTGGCTCCGTTCGTCGAGCCGTATCTCGACGACCCGGCGAGCCGCATCGTGGACGCGGTGGCCACGGCGGCCGAAGGACTCTCCACCACCGCGCTCCACGTGGCACTCGCCTGGGTGCGGGACCGCCCCGGAGTGGTGGCCCCGATCATCGGCGCGCGCAACGCGCAGCAGCTCACGGAGGCTTTGTCAGTGGAGGCGCTTAGTCTTCCTGACGAGATCTGCCAGGCGCTCGACGACGTGTCGGCGCCCGTGCACCGCTATCCCGACCAGGACTGGAGCACGCTGTGA
- a CDS encoding LLM class F420-dependent oxidoreductase, producing MRLGINLGYWGAGMDGDNLAVAQEADRLGYDVCWAAEAYGSDAPTVLSWVAAQTESIDVGSAIMQIPARQPAMTAMTAATLDSLSGGRFRLGLGVSGPQVSEGWYGVKFDKPLARTREYVEIVRKAMSRERLSYEGEHWTLPLPDGPGKPIKLTVHPEREHIPLYIAAIGPKNLEQTGEIADGALLIFPSAEHLEDTALKYLRAGREKAGKTMEGFDVCPTLPLAVGDDVKGLADMFRPYTALYVGGMGSRKQNFYNQLAQRMGYEKEAAEIQDKYLAGDKSGAAAAVPHQLIDQTTLLGSVERIAERMQAYEAAGVTTLTLAPAGFTLDERITALRAGTDALERAGLA from the coding sequence ATGCGGCTCGGCATCAATCTCGGTTACTGGGGAGCGGGAATGGACGGCGACAACCTCGCCGTCGCCCAGGAGGCCGACCGGCTCGGCTACGACGTCTGCTGGGCGGCCGAGGCCTATGGCTCCGACGCCCCCACCGTGCTGTCCTGGGTCGCCGCCCAGACGGAGTCCATCGACGTCGGCTCCGCGATCATGCAGATCCCGGCCAGGCAGCCCGCGATGACCGCGATGACCGCGGCCACCCTCGACTCGCTCTCCGGAGGCCGCTTCCGGCTCGGCCTCGGCGTCTCGGGCCCGCAGGTCTCCGAGGGCTGGTACGGCGTCAAGTTCGACAAGCCGCTGGCCCGCACCCGCGAGTACGTCGAGATCGTCCGCAAGGCCATGTCGCGCGAGCGCCTCTCGTACGAGGGGGAGCACTGGACGCTCCCGCTGCCCGACGGCCCCGGCAAGCCCATCAAGCTCACCGTGCACCCGGAGCGCGAGCACATTCCGCTGTACATCGCCGCCATCGGGCCGAAGAACCTGGAGCAGACCGGCGAGATCGCCGACGGGGCGCTGCTGATCTTCCCGTCCGCCGAGCACCTCGAGGACACCGCCCTGAAGTACCTGCGGGCGGGCCGCGAGAAGGCCGGGAAGACCATGGAGGGCTTCGACGTCTGCCCGACGCTGCCGCTCGCCGTCGGCGACGACGTCAAGGGCCTCGCCGACATGTTCCGCCCGTACACCGCGCTGTACGTCGGCGGCATGGGCAGCCGCAAGCAGAACTTCTACAACCAGCTCGCCCAGCGCATGGGGTACGAGAAGGAAGCCGCCGAGATCCAGGACAAGTACCTGGCGGGCGACAAGAGCGGCGCAGCCGCCGCCGTACCGCACCAGCTCATCGACCAGACCACGCTGCTGGGTTCGGTGGAGCGGATCGCCGAACGGATGCAGGCGTACGAGGCGGCCGGTGTCACCACGCTGACCCTCGCTCCCGCGGGCTTCACGCTCGACGAGCGGATCACGGCCCTGCGCGCCGGCACGGACGCCCTGGAGCGCGCCGGCCTCGCGTAA
- a CDS encoding M20/M25/M40 family metallo-hydrolase, with the protein MWGSTTATVEGSSVSETNTARTVSGEDEVVDLCRDLIRIDTSNYGDHSGPGERLAAEYVAEKLAEVGLEPQIFESHKGRASTVARIEGEDRSRPALLIHGHTDVVPANAADWTHDPFSGEIADGCVWGRGAVDMKDMDAMTLAVVRDRMRSGRKPPRDIVLAFLADEEAGGTYGARFLVDKHPGLFEGVTEAISEVGGFSFTVNEKLRLYLVETAQKGMHWMKLTVDGSAGHGSMIHKDNAITELSEAVGRLGRHKFPVRVTKTLRHFLDELSDALGTELDPENMDETLAKLGGISKLIGASLQNTANPTQLGAGYKVNVIPGQATAHVDGRFLPGYEEEFLADLDRILGPNVKREDVHADKALETTFDGALVDAMQTALVAEDPIARAVPYMLSAGTDAKSFDDLGIRGFGFAPLKLPPELDFAGMFHGVDERVPVDGLKFGVRVLDRFIDNS; encoded by the coding sequence ATGTGGGGGAGCACCACAGCGACAGTGGAAGGAAGCAGCGTGAGCGAGACCAACACGGCGCGGACCGTCTCCGGCGAGGACGAGGTCGTGGACCTCTGCCGTGACCTGATCCGGATCGACACCAGCAACTACGGGGACCACTCGGGGCCGGGGGAGCGGCTCGCCGCCGAGTACGTCGCGGAGAAGCTCGCCGAGGTCGGGCTCGAACCGCAGATCTTCGAATCCCACAAGGGTCGCGCCTCCACCGTGGCCCGCATCGAGGGCGAGGACCGGTCCCGGCCCGCGCTCCTGATCCACGGGCACACCGACGTGGTGCCGGCCAACGCGGCCGACTGGACGCACGACCCGTTCTCCGGCGAGATCGCGGACGGCTGCGTCTGGGGCCGCGGCGCGGTCGACATGAAGGACATGGACGCCATGACCCTCGCGGTCGTCCGTGACCGCATGCGCAGTGGCCGCAAGCCTCCGCGCGACATCGTCCTGGCCTTCCTCGCGGACGAGGAGGCGGGCGGCACCTACGGCGCCAGATTCCTCGTCGACAAGCACCCCGGACTGTTCGAGGGCGTCACCGAGGCCATCAGCGAGGTCGGCGGGTTCTCCTTCACGGTCAACGAGAAGCTGCGGCTCTACCTCGTGGAGACGGCCCAGAAGGGCATGCACTGGATGAAGCTGACCGTGGACGGCTCCGCCGGTCACGGCTCGATGATCCACAAGGACAACGCCATCACGGAGCTCTCCGAGGCCGTCGGGCGCCTCGGGCGGCACAAGTTCCCCGTGCGGGTGACCAAGACCCTGCGGCACTTCCTGGACGAGCTCTCGGACGCCCTGGGCACCGAGCTCGACCCCGAGAACATGGACGAGACGCTCGCCAAGCTGGGCGGCATCTCCAAGCTCATCGGCGCCTCCCTCCAGAACACCGCCAACCCGACGCAGCTCGGTGCGGGCTACAAGGTCAACGTCATTCCGGGACAGGCCACCGCGCACGTGGACGGGCGGTTCCTGCCGGGGTACGAGGAGGAGTTCCTCGCCGACCTGGACCGGATCCTCGGCCCCAACGTGAAGCGCGAGGACGTGCACGCGGACAAGGCGCTGGAGACCACCTTCGACGGCGCCCTGGTCGACGCGATGCAGACGGCGCTGGTGGCCGAGGACCCGATCGCCCGTGCCGTGCCGTACATGCTCTCGGCCGGCACCGACGCGAAGTCCTTCGACGACCTGGGCATCCGGGGCTTCGGATTCGCTCCGCTGAAGCTGCCGCCGGAGCTCGACTTCGCGGGGATGTTCCACGGTGTCGACGAGCGTGTCCCGGTCGACGGGCTGAAGTTCGGGGTGCGCGTGCTCGACCGCTTCATCGACAACTCCTGA
- a CDS encoding DUF5703 family protein, which translates to MPEYEFVDVYVPRGVSRKEATRLLTDHAEYGHWELDRLTLRLDGSRRVRLRRRIIRQLRATW; encoded by the coding sequence ATGCCGGAATACGAATTTGTCGACGTGTACGTGCCGCGCGGGGTGTCCCGCAAGGAAGCGACCCGCCTACTCACCGACCATGCCGAGTACGGACACTGGGAGTTGGACCGACTCACGCTGCGCCTGGACGGCAGCCGCAGAGTGCGGTTGCGGCGACGGATCATCCGCCAGCTACGGGCTACCTGGTGA
- a CDS encoding rhamnogalacturonan acetylesterase, with protein MRRAASALLAACTTAAALTALTAAPARADGDPTGLGHCTGTAPFVCHFDVAPGTYRVSALLGGGVEAGSTGVTAETRRTMLAETPNAAGRTVRRSFTVDVRDPEGEPTGPAGSPGLDLTFGGTAPQLAALRVTPVRTPQILLAGDSTVCDQPGDPYSGWGQQLPQYLTDRLTVANYADSGEGSQSFLDNPALFPALRSRIGHGDLVLIQLAHNDKQTDRETYRANLTAMIRGVRAEGGQPVLVTPIVRRWFNADGTLDNGTALLVNGLGVDLPAEIRALAIEHDTPLVDLTALTRARVEELGPEGSKALYLYNERRDNTHTSTRGATEYAALVLDELGAQGLVPRRAIR; from the coding sequence ATGCGCCGAGCAGCTTCCGCCCTGTTGGCCGCCTGCACCACGGCCGCCGCCCTGACCGCCCTGACCGCGGCCCCCGCACGGGCCGACGGTGACCCGACCGGCCTGGGCCACTGCACCGGCACCGCACCGTTCGTCTGCCACTTCGACGTAGCCCCCGGTACCTACCGCGTCTCGGCGCTTCTCGGCGGCGGCGTGGAGGCCGGTTCCACGGGTGTCACTGCCGAGACGCGCAGAACCATGCTCGCCGAGACCCCGAACGCCGCGGGCCGGACCGTGCGCCGCAGCTTCACCGTGGATGTGCGCGACCCGGAGGGCGAGCCGACCGGACCCGCCGGAAGCCCCGGGCTCGACCTCACCTTCGGTGGTACGGCCCCGCAGCTCGCCGCGCTCCGTGTCACTCCGGTCCGTACGCCGCAGATCCTCCTCGCGGGCGACTCCACCGTCTGCGACCAGCCCGGTGACCCCTATTCCGGCTGGGGGCAACAGCTTCCCCAGTACCTCACCGACCGGCTGACCGTCGCCAACTACGCCGATTCGGGGGAGGGTTCGCAGTCCTTCCTCGACAACCCGGCGCTCTTCCCCGCACTCCGGTCCCGGATCGGCCACGGCGACCTCGTCCTGATCCAGCTCGCCCACAACGACAAGCAGACCGACCGCGAGACCTACCGCGCCAACCTCACCGCGATGATCCGGGGTGTACGGGCGGAGGGCGGGCAGCCCGTCCTCGTCACGCCGATCGTCCGCCGCTGGTTCAACGCCGACGGAACCCTCGACAACGGCACCGCGCTCCTCGTCAACGGCCTGGGGGTGGACCTGCCCGCCGAGATACGCGCGCTCGCCATCGAGCACGACACCCCGCTCGTCGACCTCACCGCCCTGACCAGGGCGCGGGTGGAGGAGCTCGGCCCGGAGGGCTCCAAGGCCCTCTACCTCTACAACGAGCGGCGCGACAACACCCACACCTCCACGCGCGGGGCCACCGAGTACGCCGCACTCGTCCTGGACGAACTAGGCGCCCAGGGGCTCGTTCCTCGGCGCGCGATCCGCTGA
- a CDS encoding chaplin, with protein MRQVTRKGLITMAAAGGVLALSGGYAHADAGAAGSASNSPGVLSGNSVQVPIDVPVNVCGNSVSVVGLLNPAAGNDCGNGSAGAEQDAYDSAPGGDGSGGPAADGSTAHETDRTAGSPGTGRHRAPSATAEGEAKGSPGIGSGNHIAVPIDIPVNVCGNSVTIGGLLNPVFGNDCGNDAQVSPPTENPETPVTPGKPVHPPVNGPSEPNAPETQIIADEQLAQTGAGGLDLLIPASAGLLLAGAGTVLYRRSRSAA; from the coding sequence ATGCGACAGGTCACACGTAAGGGCCTGATCACCATGGCAGCGGCGGGCGGAGTGCTCGCGCTGAGTGGGGGTTACGCACACGCCGACGCGGGAGCGGCCGGCTCCGCGTCGAATTCCCCGGGGGTGCTGTCGGGGAATTCCGTCCAGGTCCCGATCGACGTACCGGTCAATGTCTGCGGCAACTCGGTCAGCGTCGTCGGACTGCTCAACCCGGCAGCCGGAAACGACTGCGGAAACGGATCGGCGGGCGCGGAGCAGGACGCGTACGACAGTGCTCCTGGCGGCGACGGCTCCGGCGGCCCCGCCGCGGACGGATCCACCGCCCACGAGACCGACCGGACCGCGGGGAGCCCGGGGACCGGCCGGCACCGCGCCCCCTCGGCCACGGCCGAGGGAGAGGCCAAGGGCTCGCCGGGCATCGGCTCCGGCAACCACATCGCGGTCCCGATCGACATTCCCGTGAACGTCTGCGGCAACAGCGTCACCATCGGTGGACTGCTCAACCCGGTCTTCGGCAACGACTGCGGCAACGACGCGCAGGTCAGCCCGCCGACCGAGAACCCGGAGACGCCCGTCACCCCGGGCAAGCCGGTCCACCCGCCCGTGAACGGTCCCTCCGAGCCCAACGCTCCGGAGACCCAGATCATCGCGGACGAGCAGCTCGCCCAGACCGGTGCGGGCGGGCTCGACCTGCTGATCCCGGCGAGCGCGGGCCTGCTGCTCGCGGGCGCGGGCACGGTGCTCTACCGCCGCTCCCGCAGCGCCGCGTAA
- the chpH gene encoding chaplin ChpH: protein MIKKVAAIAAATGGLVLAGAGMAAADSGAQGAAIGSPGVLSGNVVQVPVHVPVNVCGNTVSVIGLLNPAFGNTCVNA from the coding sequence ATGATCAAGAAGGTTGCCGCCATCGCGGCCGCTACCGGTGGTCTCGTGCTCGCGGGTGCGGGTATGGCCGCCGCTGACTCGGGCGCCCAGGGTGCTGCCATCGGCAGCCCCGGCGTGCTCTCGGGCAACGTCGTCCAGGTCCCCGTCCACGTCCCGGTGAACGTGTGTGGAAACACCGTCTCCGTGATCGGGCTCCTGAACCCCGCCTTCGGCAACACCTGCGTCAACGCGTGA